The following proteins are encoded in a genomic region of Colletotrichum higginsianum IMI 349063 chromosome 9, whole genome shotgun sequence:
- a CDS encoding RNA-binding protein yields MADSLSPDYSYNRYSMPVTRSRTGLYGADLDQTGTARFLFGEEDTSGENKYGQNNGDDKFPTLVRRDDQMLSAFSAALDLALSPSPAPDAPSSNGWGNINRHRAQQSLSAINTSSLNGATSSGGEASNRSSVRHSLDLKFYPDAPADNNGNQNSIVSPTGNHMMATPPKLQSSFSANDVPTVKSTNGGLVTNNHAQQHFHNHNASIGRIPAGAVAGRHSRELSNDNSMGAQREQTGPYPSIQSALQANAAPFGPGAPGQGFPHTSQGNQIPNGTVTAGSNNAYGGFYPNGYVSPNSSNNNNNNGPPNPGPYGVPLLAMSLQNMNLNNGGNMYPPQNYTGYGSLYTPPQQPQPRDSQARVIQHRRQMDNEAMSRYNGLALESVGGQIYDLCKDQHGCRYLQKKLEERNPEQVHMIWLETNQHVIELMTDPFGNYLCQKLLEFCNDDERTVLIQNAAVDMVRIALNQHGTRALQKMIEFVTTPTQIGMIINALRFQVVELIQDLNGNHVIQKCLNKLSALDAQFIFDAVGTNCVDVGTHRHGCCVLQRCIDHASGEQKVWLIAKITEHAPILVQDPFGNYVVQYIIDLNEPTFTEPIVRMFKNRIGQLSRHKFSSNVIEKCLRCSQEPSRDMIVEELLSPGEIERLLRDSYANYVIQTALEYATPHSKYRLVDAIRPILPAIRSTPYGRRIQAKIQAFEGRGSANSSGQVTPADPTQGQIPLRPGHNRAMSNNTSIIAPGGAFGNGLNGGLNGGMPPRGNQASYPSSSNLTVPPPGPQSQRMPQFGYNSPQRTNGGGGGDGGAAAAVGDAGAGDAQWL; encoded by the exons ATGGCTGACTCTCTTTCTCCTGATTACAGCTACAACCGCTACTCGATGCCTGTCACTCGGTCTCGTACTGGCCTCTATGGCGCTGACCTTGACCAGACTGGTACTGCTCGCTTCCTCTTTGGTGAGGAGGACACTTCTGGTGAGAACAAGTACGGCCAGAACAACGGTGACGACAAGTTCCCAACTCTAGTTCGTCGCGACGATCAGATG CTCTCTGCATTTTCCGCTGCCCTTGATCTTGCACTCTCTCCTTCGCCTGCTCCTGACGCGCCTTCCTCCAACGGCTGGGGTAATATTAACCGTCACCGCGCCCAACAGAGCTTGTCTGCTATCAACACGTCTTCGCTCAACGGAGCCACCTCTTCTGGAGGAGAAGCCAGCAACCGATCTTCCGTTCGTCACTCGCTCGACCTGAAGTTCTACCCGGACGCTCCTGCCGACAACAACGGTAACCAAAATTCCATCGTCTCGCCTACCGGAAACCACATGATGGCCACTCCTCCCAAGCTGCAGAGCTCCTTCTCTGCCAACGACGTCCCCACCGTCAAGAGCACCAACGGCGGCCTGGTCACCAACAACCACGCCCAGCAGCACTTCCACAACCACAATGCTAGCATTGGCCGCATTCCCGCCGGCGCTGTTGCCGGCCGTCACAGCCGCGAGCTGTCCAACGACAACAGCATGGGCGCCCAGCGCGAGCAGACTGGACCCTACCCCTCCATCCAGTCCGCCCTTCAAGCCAACGCTGCTCCCTTTGGTCCAGGTGCGCCCGGCCAGGGCTTCCCTCACACGTCCCAGGGCAACCAGATCCCCAATGGCACCGTCACTGCCGGCTCCAACAACGCCTACGGCGGGTTCTACCCCAATGGCTATGTCTCGCCtaacagcagcaacaacaacaacaacaacggccCGCCCAACCCTGGCCCCTACGGCGTGCCTCTCCTGGCCATGAGCCTGCAGAACATGAACCTCAACAACGGAGGCAACATGTACCCCCCTCAGAACTACACTGGCTATGGCTCGCTCTACActcctcctcagcagccCCAGCCTCGTGACAGCCAGGCCCGGGTCATCCAGCACCGTCGCCAGATGGACAATGAAG CCATGTCGCGCTACAATGGCCTTGCTCTTGAGAGCGTCGGTGGCCAGATCTACGACCTCTGCAAGGACCAGCACGGCTGTCGCTATCTGCAAAAGAAGCTTGAGGAGCGCAACCCGGAGCAGGTTCACATGATCTGGCTCGAGACGAACCAGCACGTCATCGAGCTGATGACGGACCCATTTGGCAACTACCTGTGCCAGAAGCTGTTGGAGTTCTGCAACGACGATGAGCGCACTGTCCTGATCCAGAACGCCGCTGTTGACATGGTCCGCATTGCCCTCAACCAGCACGGCACACGCGCTCTCCAGAAGATGATTGAGTTCGTCACTACCCCGACCCAGATCGGCATGATCATCAATGCCCTCCGcttccaggtcgtcgagctcaTCCAGGATCTCAATGGCAATCACGTCATCCAGAAGTGTCTTAACAAGCTCAGCGCTCTCGATGCGCAGTTCATCTTCGACGCTGTCGGCACCAACtgcgtcgacgtcggcactCACCGCCACGGCTGCTGCGTCCTCCAGCGTTGCATTGACCACGCTTCTGGCGAGCAGAAGGTCTGGCTCATTGCTAAGATCACTGAGCACGCCCCGATTCTCGTCCAGGACCCCTTCGGCAACTATGTTGTACAGTACATCATTGACCTCAACGAGCCTACCTTCACGGAGCCCATTGTCCGCATGTTCAAGAACCGCATCGGCCAACTGTCCCGCCACAAATTCAGTTCCAACGTCATTGAGAAGTGTCTGCGCTGCTCCCAGGAGCCTTCCCGCGACATGATTGTCGAGGAGCTCCTGTCTCCTGGCGAGATTGAGAGACTTCTCCGCGACTCGTACGCCAACTATGTCATCCAGACTGCTCTCGAGTACGCGACCCCTCACAGCAAGTACCGCCTGGTCGATGCCATCCGCCCCATCCTGCCGGCCATCCGTTCCACCCCGTATGGCCGCCGCATCCAGGCCAAGATCCAGGCCTTTGAGGGTCGTGGTAGCGCCAACTCGAGCGGCCAGGTCACTCCGGCGGACCCCACCCAGGGCCAGATCCCCCTGCGTCCCGGTCACAACCGCGCCATGTCTAACAACACCTCCATCATTGCTCCTGGCGGTGCTTTCGGCAACGGCCTGAACGGCGGTCTTAACGGCGGCATGCCTCCCCGTGGCAACCAGGCCAGCTACCCTTCGTCCAGCAACTTGACGGTGCCTCCCCCTGGTCCCCAGAGCCAGCGCATGCCGCAGTTCGGTTACAACAGCCCGCAGCGCACGaacggtggtggtggcggtgacggtggcgccgccgccgccgtcggcgacgcgggTGCCGGCGACGCTCAATGGCTGTAA
- a CDS encoding Pumilio domain-containing protein, whose amino-acid sequence MDELRFRSQQQQHQPLRNDSTMNTLVSPPRNGNRLPQPVQAHDGRGALPRRFTTDSGRVPTLSSITGQRVPDLGGQDYSNVRSSPSLMALQPNPPIRLCSSCHGAPVFVAMRLTPGFQTLHKVQLPAQIEKKKIEYERLREQRRRFEMEMQKLEQAQRREEMELAKMQDDLRHGHQSEPTTPPEYHESSSGFPTMFSRPNRYSTSSLTSPPGLFNRPGRSGSQLTSPQSTLMQSRFNFDDHMPSRSVPGSRRNSDEDEKEEAVRQDPTSHRSSNANDCDPKAFPASESYAEKNHGRKALQSTRKSSCRSSQVKLASLCLESSTLAPSTNHLPLDLPAYWPTDLPSSIKA is encoded by the exons ATGGACGAGCTGCGCTTCCGAtctcaacaacaacagcatcaacCTCTCCGTAACGATTCCACGATGAACACGCTCGTCTCGCCCCCGCGGAACGGCAACCGCCTCCCGCAGCCTGTGCAGGCCCATGATGGGCGAGGTGCCCTCCCTCGCCGCTTCACCACCGACTCGGGGCGTGTACCAACATTGTCTTCCATTACCGGCCAGCGCGTCCCTGACCTCGGTGGTCAAGATTACAGCAATGTACGTTCATCCCCTTCGCTCATGGCGCTGCAACCAAACCCCCCCATCCGGCTATGCAGCTCCTGTCATGGCGCGCCCGTCTTCGTAGCAATGCGACTGACACCTGGTTTCCAGACTTTGCACAAAGTTCAATTG CCGGCGCAGattgagaagaagaagatcgaGTACGAGAGACTCCGCGAGCAGAGGCGTCGTTTCGAGATGGAGATGCAGAAGCTGGAGCAAGCCCAACGTCGCGAAGAGATGGAGCTCGCCAAGATGCAGGACGACCTCCGCCACGGCCACCAGTCGGAGCCCACGACGCCCCCCGAATACCACGAGTCCTCCTCCGGCTTCCCTACCATGTTCTCGCGCCCGAACCGATACTCGACCTCGAGCCTGACGTCGCCCCCGGGCCTGTTCAACCGCCCTGGCCGCTCGGGGTCGCAGCTCACCTCGCCCCAGTCGACCCTGATGCAGTCCCGCTTCAACTTCGACGACCACATGCCGTCCCGTTCCGTTCCGGGCTCCCGTAGAaacagcgacgaggacgagaaggaggaggccgtTCGCCAGGACCCGACTAGCCACCGGTCCTCCAACGC GAACGACTGCGATCCCAAGGCTTTCCCTGCCTCAGAAAGCTATGCAGAAAAAAATCATGGACGGAAGGCGCTTCAGAGCACGCGCAAGAGCTCCTGCCGTTCGAGTCAAGTCAAACTCGCTTCCCTCTGCCTCGAAAGCTCAACATTGGCTCCTTCCACAAACCACCTCCCTCTGGACCTTCCGGCCTACTGGCCTACCGACCTCCCTTCGTCAATAAAAGCCTGA